From Halotia branconii CENA392, the proteins below share one genomic window:
- a CDS encoding bifunctional YncE family protein/alkaline phosphatase family protein, with protein MRNFKRKLYPLLSLLITVAIVVSGIQLTSAVLATTPVGELPEGGALLPTGQIITPAAAPGSIFAPLATNLRTDDNADAAEAVTTALSPDGKTLLVLTSGYNQNFRDENTGDLFTYPVLDPLTGKPTDTTTPKAEWVFVYDVSNGKLTKKQQINIPNTYNGLAWAKDGRRFYVSGGIDDRVYIYASKGNQYLPDAPFILLGHNSDQTAPFPSYDGGLLKDTPAETAATGAVVAGLAVSKDGKTLIAANFENDSISIVNTATRKILQEIKFFKPGDKVATGEFPFDVALKSTENGAAGKVFISSQRDNEVLAVGITSGEIVRIPVESQPNKILLSPDQNRLYVANGNSDSISVINTNSNSVVQTISLSRPNDKYKGANPNSVALNPDGSTLYVTLGGENAVAVVDLRSGRVAGRIPTGWYPNSISISRDGQKLYVVNAKSNSGPNPSNNRTTEAGEARNTTFRNEYNWALEKAGIAIIPIPKGGTLTSLSALVDKNNGFANRRPDRTMRFLQSKIKHVIYVLKENRTYDQVLGDLPVGNGDPALTLFPQSISPNHHKLALDFVTFDNFYDSGESSGVGWNWSTYGRTTDYTEKTQSVLYGNAGFNGLTYDYEGTNRNINIALPQTSSNPSQFNTRVTGVLDPSGQSAILPGNRDVNAPAGDGELESDAIGGYLWDAVLRAGKTVRNYGFFVDGNYSTSQADPTQPDPSNPRYVPISPTPAADNIPQAIAAKTVLLDKTDIYFRGYDQKNSDIYLYNEFARDIDSYLARNELPNLIMVRLPHDHFGNFDNAVAGLNTAELQMADNDYAVGLLVEKISKSPLWKETAIVVLEDDCQNGPDHVDSHRSVAYIISPYTKRKTLISTNYNTVNVLRTMEDFLGIGYLGMNDANAKPMSDAFTREPDFTPYTAVIPGNLCAEPVDPNLVPACKNSNAKKAAAIASLHNQQWWTQATKDFYFEVEDKLDPDKFNRVLWSGVKGENVPYPTERSHADLRENRQQLLATHAKS; from the coding sequence ATGCGAAATTTCAAGCGTAAGCTATATCCTCTACTCAGTCTGCTGATAACAGTGGCGATCGTAGTAAGTGGTATTCAGTTAACCAGCGCTGTGCTTGCTACTACTCCTGTTGGTGAACTTCCTGAAGGTGGGGCATTACTACCCACAGGTCAGATAATCACACCCGCAGCAGCACCAGGTTCGATCTTTGCACCTTTAGCAACTAATTTGCGTACAGATGATAATGCTGATGCCGCTGAAGCTGTAACTACAGCCCTTAGCCCTGATGGTAAAACTCTGTTAGTACTTACCAGTGGCTACAACCAAAACTTCAGAGATGAAAATACTGGTGATCTTTTTACTTATCCTGTACTAGACCCTTTAACAGGTAAACCCACTGATACAACAACTCCAAAAGCAGAATGGGTTTTTGTCTATGATGTCAGCAATGGTAAGTTGACTAAAAAGCAACAGATTAATATTCCTAACACTTACAATGGCTTGGCTTGGGCAAAAGATGGTAGACGCTTTTATGTCTCAGGAGGGATTGATGATCGCGTTTATATCTATGCATCCAAGGGTAATCAGTACTTACCAGATGCCCCTTTTATTCTGTTAGGTCACAATTCTGACCAAACTGCGCCTTTTCCTAGCTATGACGGTGGTTTGTTAAAGGATACACCAGCTGAAACTGCCGCCACAGGCGCAGTAGTTGCAGGTCTTGCCGTAAGTAAAGATGGTAAAACTTTAATAGCAGCCAATTTTGAGAACGATTCAATATCAATTGTCAATACTGCTACTCGCAAGATACTCCAAGAAATTAAGTTCTTTAAACCGGGTGATAAAGTAGCAACCGGGGAATTTCCTTTTGATGTAGCCCTCAAAAGCACAGAAAACGGTGCAGCAGGGAAAGTCTTCATTAGCAGCCAGCGCGATAACGAGGTATTAGCTGTTGGCATTACTTCTGGGGAAATTGTTCGCATACCTGTAGAAAGTCAACCAAATAAGATATTGCTCTCACCTGATCAAAATCGTCTTTATGTAGCTAATGGTAATAGTGACTCAATTTCCGTCATTAATACCAATAGCAACAGTGTTGTCCAAACCATCTCTTTATCTCGACCAAATGACAAGTATAAAGGAGCAAATCCTAACTCTGTAGCGCTGAATCCAGATGGAAGTACACTTTACGTTACTTTGGGCGGTGAAAATGCCGTTGCCGTTGTAGATTTACGTTCTGGTCGGGTGGCTGGACGTATCCCTACTGGTTGGTATCCCAATTCTATTAGTATTAGTCGAGATGGTCAAAAGTTATACGTTGTCAATGCTAAGAGCAACTCTGGCCCTAACCCTTCAAATAACCGGACGACTGAGGCAGGAGAAGCACGCAACACTACTTTTAGAAACGAGTACAACTGGGCTTTAGAAAAAGCTGGAATTGCCATTATTCCCATTCCCAAGGGTGGAACTTTAACTAGCCTTTCGGCGTTAGTAGACAAAAACAACGGTTTTGCTAACCGCCGTCCTGACCGGACAATGAGATTTTTACAAAGTAAGATTAAACACGTTATTTACGTGTTGAAAGAAAATCGCACTTATGACCAAGTACTAGGCGATTTACCTGTTGGGAACGGCGATCCAGCCCTAACTTTATTCCCACAATCTATTTCACCCAACCATCACAAGCTAGCCCTTGACTTTGTAACTTTTGATAACTTCTACGATTCTGGTGAGTCCAGCGGTGTGGGCTGGAACTGGTCTACTTACGGACGGACTACTGATTATACTGAAAAAACTCAGTCAGTACTTTATGGCAACGCTGGGTTTAACGGTCTAACTTACGACTACGAAGGTACTAACCGTAACATCAATATTGCTTTACCACAAACATCTTCTAACCCTTCTCAATTCAATACACGGGTAACAGGAGTTTTAGATCCCTCCGGTCAATCTGCGATTTTGCCTGGAAATAGAGATGTAAATGCTCCCGCAGGCGATGGTGAGCTAGAATCAGATGCGATCGGCGGCTATCTTTGGGATGCAGTACTACGTGCTGGTAAAACTGTACGTAATTACGGTTTCTTTGTTGATGGTAACTACAGTACTTCCCAAGCAGATCCCACACAACCCGATCCTAGTAACCCACGTTACGTTCCCATTTCTCCAACTCCTGCTGCTGATAATATTCCTCAAGCTATAGCAGCAAAAACTGTCTTGCTAGATAAAACTGACATTTATTTCCGGGGATACGATCAGAAGAACTCAGACATTTACCTATACAATGAGTTTGCCCGCGATATTGACAGCTATTTAGCCAGAAATGAATTACCTAACTTGATAATGGTGCGTCTACCTCATGACCATTTTGGTAACTTTGACAACGCTGTAGCTGGTTTAAATACTGCCGAGTTGCAAATGGCTGATAACGATTATGCCGTTGGTTTGTTGGTAGAGAAAATCTCCAAGTCTCCTTTGTGGAAAGAGACTGCGATTGTTGTGTTAGAAGATGATTGCCAAAACGGCCCCGACCATGTTGACAGTCATCGCTCGGTAGCTTATATTATTTCGCCATACACCAAGCGGAAAACCCTCATTAGCACTAACTACAACACTGTCAATGTGCTACGGACAATGGAGGATTTCTTGGGAATCGGCTACTTAGGCATGAATGATGCCAATGCCAAGCCAATGTCGGATGCATTCACTAGAGAACCTGACTTTACCCCTTATACAGCTGTTATACCTGGTAACTTGTGCGCTGAACCTGTAGATCCCAACCTTGTACCAGCTTGCAAAAACTCCAATGCTAAAAAGGCTGCGGCTATTGCATCCTTGCATAATCAACAGTGGTGGACACAAGCAACCAAAGATTTCTACTTTGAAGTTGAAGATAAGCTTGATCCGGATAAATTTAACCGTGTGCTTTGGTCTGGTGTTAAGGGTGAAAATGTACCTTATCCTACAGAACGTAGTCATGCTGATCTTCGCGAAAATCGCCAGCAGTTACTCGCAACTCACGCAAAATCATAA
- a CDS encoding Uma2 family endonuclease: MVREYSPQTQSNSPQKYLPPLASGDRLTRPEFERRYAAASHIKKAELIEGIVYVASPLRHEQHGKPHSRVMTWLGVYQAMTFGVDLSVEPTVRLDLDNEPQPDAVLLIEPAKGGQTRLSSDGYIEGSPELIVEVAASSAAIDRGSKKQVYRRNGVLEYVIWQSYDNQIEWFYLVDGDYQLLSPDTDKIIRSQVFPGLWLAVEPLLNNQMARVLEVLQLGLNSPEHGEFVKQLEQK; the protein is encoded by the coding sequence ATGGTTAGAGAATACTCACCCCAAACACAATCCAATTCGCCTCAAAAATATTTACCTCCGCTTGCAAGTGGCGATCGCCTGACTCGTCCTGAATTTGAGCGACGTTATGCGGCTGCGTCTCACATTAAAAAAGCAGAACTGATCGAAGGAATCGTTTACGTGGCATCTCCCTTAAGACATGAACAGCATGGTAAACCTCACAGTCGAGTGATGACCTGGTTAGGAGTTTATCAAGCCATGACTTTTGGTGTTGACTTAAGTGTTGAACCGACAGTCAGACTAGATTTAGATAATGAACCCCAACCGGATGCGGTACTATTGATTGAACCTGCTAAAGGTGGACAGACTCGATTAAGTAGCGATGGTTATATTGAAGGATCGCCTGAGTTAATTGTGGAAGTTGCCGCAAGTAGTGCCGCAATTGATAGGGGTAGCAAAAAGCAAGTTTATCGTCGTAATGGGGTTTTGGAGTACGTAATCTGGCAATCTTACGATAATCAAATTGAATGGTTTTATCTCGTCGATGGCGACTATCAATTGCTATCTCCCGATACAGATAAGATTATTCGCTCTCAAGTATTTCCAGGTTTGTGGTTGGCGGTGGAACCACTTTTAAATAATCAGATGGCGCGGGTATTGGAGGTCTTGCAGTTGGGGTTAAATTCACCAGAACATGGGGAATTTGTCAAGCAATTGGAGCAGAAATGA
- a CDS encoding COG4280 domain-containing protein — protein MNWEIFLASFAGSLIELVEILGIVLVVGRLAGWRNALVGSGSGIALTIIGSLFLGKSLTLIPVDLLRIVAGSLLLLFGQKWTRSIIKYYGGIPKQKGDKEDRLEAELAKEDNSSGWNWFAVVTTFKGALLDSVEVAIAVVTLGAAGGQWIDAISGASFAAVALAVIAFLFRTPLNRVPVKPMKFVAAMLLMGFGIYWLGEGLRVEWPLGNWAIIWLPLAWGSFMAAAAALLRWRVGLQKPEEIVS, from the coding sequence ATGAATTGGGAAATCTTTCTTGCCAGTTTTGCAGGTTCTTTAATTGAATTAGTCGAAATTCTAGGCATAGTGCTTGTTGTCGGTAGGCTAGCAGGTTGGCGTAACGCCCTAGTTGGTTCTGGTAGTGGCATTGCTTTAACAATCATTGGCTCACTTTTCTTAGGGAAAAGTTTGACGCTCATCCCCGTAGACCTTTTGAGGATTGTTGCAGGTAGTTTACTACTTTTGTTTGGGCAGAAGTGGACACGCTCAATTATTAAGTACTACGGCGGTATTCCCAAACAAAAAGGTGACAAAGAAGACAGACTAGAAGCAGAACTAGCAAAAGAAGACAACTCATCTGGCTGGAATTGGTTTGCTGTAGTTACCACATTCAAAGGTGCGCTATTAGATAGTGTAGAAGTAGCGATCGCAGTTGTTACCTTAGGTGCTGCTGGAGGTCAATGGATAGATGCGATTAGTGGTGCTTCATTTGCAGCAGTAGCTTTGGCCGTGATTGCATTTCTGTTTAGAACTCCACTGAATCGCGTGCCTGTCAAGCCGATGAAATTTGTCGCAGCAATGCTACTAATGGGATTTGGCATTTATTGGTTGGGTGAAGGACTGAGAGTGGAGTGGCCATTAGGCAATTGGGCGATTATTTGGTTGCCTTTAGCTTGGGGTAGTTTTATGGCTGCTGCTGCGGCACTGTTGCGTTGGCGAGTTGGGTTGCAAAAACCAGAAGAGATTGTCAGTTAG
- a CDS encoding ABC transporter ATP-binding protein, giving the protein MTTSAILRLENITLKFSPKAVPVIAGVTLTLASGEVLGLLGPSGCGKTTLLRIIAGFESPQTGTVEIAGRVVANKSTWIPPEQRHVGMLFQDYALFPHLSVRENIAFGLQSTKMSDRQQRVAELLDLVRLSGLEKRYPHELSGGQQQRVALARALAPQPKLLLLDEPLSNLDAQVRLSLREEVLEILKTQQISAIFVTHDQQEALAIADQVAVMQQGKLEQLGTPEAIYHQPASRFVAEFVTQANFLPARRRGNLWETEIGCFAIKEQNSNNGIHSLSSQNGYNSKVSVYSLHTDTDNGDVMIPEEDIILQPVKDGAAMIKTRRFLGSEYRYCLRTASGKKLYARTPSTISLSVGTRVKLSVIGPLRFFPYT; this is encoded by the coding sequence ATGACAACATCGGCAATTTTACGCTTGGAGAATATCACCCTCAAGTTTTCCCCAAAAGCTGTCCCAGTAATTGCTGGGGTAACTTTGACACTAGCATCAGGAGAGGTGCTGGGGTTGCTGGGCCCTTCTGGGTGTGGTAAAACTACGCTCCTGCGAATTATTGCCGGGTTTGAATCTCCGCAAACGGGAACTGTGGAAATTGCTGGCAGAGTAGTTGCGAATAAGAGTACTTGGATACCACCAGAACAGCGACATGTTGGCATGTTGTTTCAAGATTATGCTTTATTTCCTCATTTATCTGTAAGGGAGAATATTGCCTTTGGTTTGCAATCTACCAAAATGAGCGATCGCCAGCAACGAGTGGCAGAGTTATTAGATTTGGTCAGACTATCGGGATTAGAAAAACGCTATCCCCATGAATTATCTGGAGGTCAGCAACAGCGCGTAGCCTTGGCTCGTGCCTTAGCTCCCCAGCCCAAACTCTTACTTTTAGATGAACCACTAAGTAATCTAGATGCCCAAGTGCGACTGAGTTTGCGAGAAGAAGTCTTAGAAATTCTTAAAACTCAGCAAATTTCGGCAATTTTTGTCACCCACGACCAACAAGAAGCCCTAGCGATCGCTGATCAAGTTGCTGTCATGCAACAAGGTAAATTAGAGCAACTAGGAACACCAGAAGCAATTTATCATCAGCCAGCTTCTCGTTTTGTTGCCGAGTTTGTCACCCAAGCTAACTTTCTCCCAGCTAGACGTAGAGGAAACCTGTGGGAAACAGAAATTGGATGTTTTGCCATCAAAGAACAAAATTCAAACAACGGTATTCATAGCCTATCTTCCCAAAACGGCTACAACTCTAAAGTTAGCGTTTATAGCCTTCACACTGATACAGACAACGGGGATGTGATGATCCCAGAAGAGGACATAATTTTGCAACCAGTAAAGGATGGTGCAGCAATGATTAAGACACGGCGATTTTTAGGTAGTGAATATCGCTACTGCTTACGAACTGCTTCAGGTAAAAAGTTATATGCACGGACACCATCGACCATATCTCTGTCCGTCGGCACACGAGTCAAGCTGTCTGTAATCGGGCCATTGAGATTTTTTCCCTACACTTAA
- a CDS encoding ABC transporter permease, which translates to MQVTGTKTHHPPLFLIVTAGLTAIAIALPLTYLVIRVAGVGEERLLALVFRPRNLTVLLNSVGVALISTLLATAIALPLAFLTIRTNLPWRRFWLVATTLPLAVPDYVGGFALIAAFGPKGSLLQLWLKPLGVQELPEIYGWTGAILGLTLFSYPYLLLSIQAGWQGIDPAIEEVSRSLGYSQRQTFFRITLPALRPSIIAGGLLVALNALQDFGTTSVMRFDTFTRAIFLQYKYTFDRHQAAALALMLVSLVLLLLWLEYKARSRAAYYTRATKSYLPPALIDLGIWQVPAILFCLTVVSLGLLLPVGVTSFWLVRGLIVTGTNEIISLAQLMQLAGDSIIAAGLAAIAATFFALPIAILAVRFPSRITTAIERCSYIGFGLPGIVVAFSLVFWGANYLPWLYQTLPMLIFAYLVLFIAQSVGTVRSSLLQVNPNLEESAQSLGKTPWQTLIKITLPLVSPGILGGSALVFLTAIKELPVTLLLAPIGFNTLATHIWKATESVSYSDAAAAALVMLVVSISATLFVLSQSRYKGLTIEAQRSLQREVD; encoded by the coding sequence ATGCAAGTTACAGGCACAAAAACTCATCATCCACCTTTATTTCTCATTGTTACAGCTGGATTGACAGCTATAGCGATCGCACTGCCTTTGACTTACTTAGTGATCCGGGTGGCTGGTGTGGGTGAGGAAAGGTTATTAGCTTTGGTATTTCGCCCTCGTAACCTCACAGTATTACTCAATAGCGTGGGCGTAGCCTTAATTAGTACTTTATTAGCAACTGCGATCGCCTTACCGCTAGCATTTCTAACCATACGGACAAACCTACCTTGGCGGCGATTTTGGTTAGTTGCTACCACCTTACCTCTAGCAGTGCCTGACTATGTAGGTGGTTTTGCCTTAATTGCTGCTTTTGGCCCCAAAGGTAGCTTGTTACAACTTTGGTTAAAACCCTTGGGAGTGCAGGAGTTACCAGAAATCTACGGCTGGACTGGGGCAATTTTGGGATTGACTTTGTTTTCCTATCCTTATTTACTGCTGAGTATTCAAGCTGGATGGCAAGGTATCGATCCAGCAATTGAAGAAGTCTCTAGGAGTTTAGGTTATAGCCAGCGGCAGACTTTTTTTCGCATTACCTTACCTGCTTTGCGTCCATCAATCATTGCCGGGGGATTACTCGTAGCGCTGAATGCCTTGCAAGATTTTGGCACAACTTCAGTGATGCGGTTTGATACCTTTACGCGGGCGATTTTTTTGCAATACAAATATACATTTGATCGCCATCAAGCGGCGGCACTGGCTTTAATGCTAGTGAGTTTAGTATTGCTGCTATTGTGGTTGGAATATAAAGCACGTTCACGGGCTGCTTACTACACTCGTGCCACAAAGTCTTACCTTCCACCAGCATTGATTGATCTCGGTATTTGGCAAGTGCCAGCAATATTGTTTTGTCTAACTGTAGTTAGCTTGGGTCTATTGTTACCCGTCGGTGTAACTTCGTTCTGGTTAGTACGAGGATTAATTGTCACAGGCACAAACGAAATTATTTCTTTAGCGCAATTGATGCAATTAGCTGGGGATTCAATAATAGCAGCTGGATTAGCGGCGATCGCAGCCACTTTCTTTGCCTTACCAATCGCTATCTTGGCAGTACGATTTCCTAGTCGTATCACTACTGCTATTGAGCGCTGTAGTTATATTGGCTTTGGTTTACCAGGAATTGTAGTTGCTTTTTCTCTCGTATTTTGGGGAGCAAATTATCTACCTTGGTTGTATCAGACTTTACCCATGCTGATATTTGCTTATTTGGTATTATTTATCGCTCAGTCTGTAGGCACTGTGCGAAGTTCACTGCTTCAAGTCAATCCCAACTTAGAAGAATCTGCCCAAAGTTTAGGTAAAACTCCTTGGCAAACCTTGATCAAAATTACCTTACCGTTGGTCAGTCCAGGGATATTAGGCGGAAGCGCATTAGTGTTTTTAACAGCAATCAAAGAGTTACCAGTGACATTACTATTAGCTCCCATTGGTTTCAATACCCTAGCTACCCATATTTGGAAAGCGACTGAGAGTGTTTCTTATAGTGACGCGGCGGCGGCGGCTCTTGTAATGTTGGTGGTTTCGATTAGTGCCACATTATTTGTGTTGTCTCAAAGCCGCTACAAAGGACTGACTATAGAAGCACAGCGTAGCCTGCAAAGGGAGGTTGATTAG
- a CDS encoding iron ABC transporter substrate-binding protein: protein MVSIGVRRISLIIAGMLLSTGIGISVAATPKTLTIYSGREEKIMKPLIEKAQKDLGINIEVRYGDSTELAIALIEEGKNSRADLFYAQDAGSLGAIAQEKRTLTIPNQLLNKVDGQFRSSTGQWVGISGRARVIDYNTKLVKTSELPTSVMQLSDPKWRGKVGWAPTNGSFLSFVTAMRLLEGEQKTLEWLKGMKANQAKAYSSNSAIVEALGRGEVALGLVNNYYLYRFTTKDPNFPVAIHHTRGDAGSLINVAGLAVLNTTDQKSDAEKLVDYMLSPNVQKYLTQQFYEYPLVKGIPVSQKQVPLDQLKSPQLDLSQLSDLKGTLSLLQEAGLV from the coding sequence ATGGTGTCAATTGGAGTGCGGCGAATTTCACTTATCATCGCTGGTATGCTGTTGAGTACAGGAATAGGAATTTCTGTGGCAGCTACCCCGAAAACGCTGACAATTTATTCAGGGCGAGAAGAGAAAATCATGAAACCCCTGATTGAAAAAGCTCAGAAAGATTTGGGGATAAATATTGAAGTGCGGTATGGTGACTCTACAGAATTAGCGATCGCCTTAATTGAAGAAGGTAAAAATAGCCGTGCAGATTTGTTTTATGCTCAAGATGCTGGTTCTTTGGGAGCGATAGCCCAAGAAAAGCGAACCTTGACTATCCCTAACCAACTACTAAACAAAGTTGATGGACAATTTCGCTCTTCTACAGGACAATGGGTTGGCATTTCTGGACGCGCACGGGTAATTGACTACAACACCAAACTTGTTAAAACTAGCGAACTCCCCACGAGTGTAATGCAACTAAGCGATCCCAAATGGCGAGGTAAAGTCGGTTGGGCCCCTACTAATGGTTCTTTTCTCTCATTTGTCACCGCAATGCGACTCCTAGAGGGCGAACAAAAAACCCTGGAGTGGTTGAAGGGAATGAAAGCCAATCAAGCTAAAGCTTACAGTAGCAATAGTGCGATCGTTGAGGCTTTGGGTCGGGGAGAAGTTGCTTTGGGATTAGTGAATAACTATTACCTTTATCGGTTTACCACCAAAGATCCTAATTTTCCTGTAGCTATCCACCATACACGCGGTGATGCCGGATCTTTGATTAACGTAGCTGGTTTAGCAGTTCTAAATACCACTGATCAAAAAAGTGATGCTGAAAAATTGGTAGACTACATGCTCAGTCCAAATGTGCAGAAGTACCTCACTCAGCAGTTTTACGAATATCCGTTGGTGAAAGGCATTCCAGTATCCCAAAAGCAAGTTCCACTCGATCAGCTAAAGTCTCCCCAGCTTGATTTGAGCCAACTTTCAGATCTTAAAGGCACACTTTCATTACTCCAAGAAGCTGGTTTGGTTTAA
- a CDS encoding GGDEF domain-containing protein: protein MYLIKKLDAKPLSFSILLSICLIGIMGLIDHYIPSDMSVSILYLFPVGIATWIGGNFIGILISIISSVTWLIVNPRPLNCSSVFFVPYWNTIVNLAFFLFTNYLLSQLKSTLKNLERLARTDALTGLINRMFFLELAKREINQALRHQESLTLAYIDIDDFKKINDQFGHSVGDRLLCLVADVAKNTLRKIDIVARIGGDEFAILLPRTSYESAEVVLYRVQRVLVASMKQQGFSVTFSIGAITFSDPPDSVNEMIERADNLMYFAKKKGKNLLQHELAVTLQDVK, encoded by the coding sequence ATGTATTTAATTAAAAAATTAGACGCAAAACCTCTATCGTTCTCAATATTACTAAGTATCTGTCTGATTGGCATCATGGGCTTAATTGACCACTACATCCCATCAGATATGTCTGTGTCAATTTTATATTTATTTCCTGTTGGTATTGCTACATGGATAGGTGGTAATTTTATTGGAATATTAATATCTATTATCAGTTCGGTGACATGGTTAATAGTCAATCCCAGACCATTAAATTGTTCTTCAGTATTTTTTGTACCTTACTGGAATACAATTGTAAATCTAGCTTTTTTCTTATTTACTAACTATTTATTATCACAACTTAAATCTACATTAAAAAATCTCGAAAGATTAGCTAGAACTGATGCTTTGACAGGATTAATAAATAGGATGTTTTTCCTAGAGCTAGCTAAACGTGAAATTAATCAAGCTTTAAGACATCAAGAAAGTTTAACACTTGCTTATATTGATATTGATGACTTTAAAAAAATAAATGATCAGTTCGGACATAGTGTAGGCGATCGCCTTTTGTGTTTAGTAGCTGATGTTGCCAAAAATACTCTCCGAAAAATTGATATAGTTGCTAGAATTGGTGGTGATGAATTTGCCATTTTGCTACCACGCACTAGCTATGAATCGGCAGAAGTAGTGCTTTATAGAGTTCAAAGAGTTTTGGTAGCTTCTATGAAACAACAAGGTTTTTCGGTAACTTTTAGTATTGGTGCTATTACTTTTAGCGATCCTCCAGATTCAGTCAATGAAATGATCGAAAGGGCAGATAATCTCATGTATTTTGCCAAAAAGAAAGGAAAGAACTTGTTACAGCATGAATTGGCAGTAACTTTGCAAGATGTTAAATAA
- a CDS encoding pentapeptide repeat-containing protein produces MANREHLALLKAGAATWIEWRKKNPHIEPDLSVANLSGAILTQVDLSHSNLIGADLSEANLISATFANTNLIGTDLRNANLRDADLGSSKLIRANLCFANLIEANLIAADLSDANLHEAELMGAYLYKTDLYKANLSKAHLSGAYLSRANLSQADLRGANLSWTNLSKANLAGADLRGANIRGANLTNVNLQETIMPDSSLHD; encoded by the coding sequence ATGGCAAATCGAGAGCATCTGGCTTTACTAAAAGCTGGTGCAGCCACCTGGATTGAGTGGAGAAAGAAAAATCCTCATATTGAACCAGACCTCAGTGTCGCAAACTTGAGTGGTGCAATACTGACACAGGTAGATTTGAGTCACAGTAATCTGATAGGTGCTGATTTAAGTGAAGCGAATTTGATTAGTGCTACTTTTGCTAATACTAATTTGATTGGAACTGACTTGAGAAATGCTAACTTGAGAGATGCTGATTTAGGTTCATCAAAGCTGATTCGGGCTAACCTCTGTTTTGCCAACTTGATCGAAGCTAATTTGATCGCAGCTGACCTCAGCGACGCAAACTTACACGAAGCAGAATTGATGGGGGCTTACCTTTACAAAACTGACCTTTACAAAGCTAATCTCAGTAAAGCTCACCTCAGCGGTGCATACCTATCGCGGGCTAACTTGAGTCAAGCTGACTTGAGAGGTGCTAATTTGAGTTGGACTAACCTCAGCAAAGCGAACTTAGCAGGGGCTGATCTTAGAGGAGCTAATATTAGGGGAGCCAACCTTACTAATGTGAATCTTCAGGAAACGATTATGCCAGATTCTTCATTGCATGATTAG